In Juglans regia cultivar Chandler chromosome 5, Walnut 2.0, whole genome shotgun sequence, the following are encoded in one genomic region:
- the LOC109010001 gene encoding uncharacterized protein LOC109010001 yields MEDFEKKVSITESVEARGLSDSSKIVHLLRRFLAIQQSRAEAYAKLKGGFAEYMDSGAELAYQQLCSEITVEFNDCSKQVLEIESLFLNPDSCRVDLAQLLRDVQAQEKQKLHLTATIQVLKKAGRPSDRPVSHDNCKYKKPMEHECVHVHEITEASGTEEAEADAEYDNALKEAIRGVQDAVTAINEHIEEVRYEIAALEAE; encoded by the exons ATGGAAGATTTCGAGAAGAAGGTTTCCATAACAGAATCAGTGGAGGCCCGAGGTTTATCCGATTCCTCCAAAATCGTCCATCTACTGCGCAGATTCCTTGCAATTCAGCAGAGCAGAGCCGAAGCCTACGCCAAGCTCAAAGG tGGGTTTGCCGAGTATATGGATTCAGGAGCGGAATTAGCTTATCAGCAACTTTGCAGTGAGATCACAGTAGAATTCAATGATTGCTCGAAACAA GTCCTTGAAATCGAATCACTATTCCTGAATCCTGATAGCTGCCGGGTTGATCTGGCACAGTTGCTCAGGGATGTTCAAGCGCAGGAGAAGCAGAAATTGCATCTG ACAGCTACAATTCAGGTGTTGAAGAAGGCTGGTCGTCCCTCTGACCGTCCAGTGAGTCATGACAACTGCAAATATAAGAAGCCAATGGAACATGAATGTGTCCATGTCCATGAGATAACTGAAGCTTCTGGAACTGAGGAGGCAGAAGCAGATGCTGAGTATGATAATGCTCTCAAGGAGGCCATTAGGGGTGTGCAGGATGCAGTGACTGCCATAAACGAACATATAGAAGAAGTTAGATACGAAATTGCAGCCCTCGAAGCTGAGTGA
- the LOC109010003 gene encoding ethylene-responsive transcription factor WRI1-like isoform X2 gives MKRSPTSSCSCSSSSSSSCVASGVFHKSEKSKLAKRSRKNKSTEKCKQDANSSISGRRSSIYRGVTRHRWTGRFEAHLWDKSTWNNIQNRKGRQGAYDNEEAAAHTYDLAALKHWGPETILNFPIETYTKELEEMQTVSKEEYLATLRRQSSGFSRGVSKYRGVARHHHNGRWEARIGRVLGNKYLYLGTYNTQEEAAAAYDMAAIEFRGANAVTNFDVGNYIDRLKMKIPGFSAHGLTQPEESLPISCTQSEVKIEQQPQHQQQIAVDQLHYTLLPPCMDAPTMVVLDHANQQDPWSFMDNGSIAPLPVQNLPLEKPCELTDLFDHTGFEDDIDLIFEAAGSTQADANLNGILDDAAGNGGAVQVGVSRRMEGGIDNVIGQEMLLSCSTSSPSSTTTSVSCIYSA, from the exons ATGAAGAGGTCTCCaacttcttcttgttcttgctcttcttcttcttcttcttcttgtgttGCGTCTGGTGTTTTTCACAAATCAGAGAAGTCCAAATTAGCCAAACGTTCCAGGAAAAACAAGAGTACAGAGAAATGCAAGCAGGATGCAAACAGCTCAATCTCAGGCAGGAGAAGCTCAATTTACAGAGGAGTcaccag ACATAGATGGACTGGGAGGTTTGAGGCTCACCTCTGGGATAAGAGTACCTGGAATAACATTCAAAACAGAAAAGGACGACAAG GGGCATATGATAATGAGGAGGCTGCTGCTCACACCTATGATCTTGCTGCCCTTAAGCATTGGGGCCCCGAGACAATCTTGAATTTCCCg ATAGAGACATACACAAAGGAACTTGAAGAAATGCAGACAGTTTCAAAGGAGGAATATCTGGCAACATTGAGAAGACAGAGTAGTGGGTTTTCTAGAGGTGTTTCTAAATATCGTGGTGTGGCTAG GCATCACCATAATGGTCGGTGGGAAGCAAGAATTGGAAGAGTTTTAGGGAACAAGTATCTGTATCTGGGAACTTACA ACACACAGGAAGAGGCGGCAGCGGCCTACGATATGGCAGCCATAGAGTTCAGAGGAGCAAATGCAGTAACCAATTTTGATGTCGGCAATTACATTGACCgcttgaagatgaaaattcCTGGCTTCAGTGCTCACGGCTTGACTCAACCAGAAGAATCACTTCCCATTTCTTGCACTCAATCTGAAGTAAAAATAGAGCAACAACCACAACATCAACAACAAATAGCTGTAGATCAACTTCATTATACACTGCTCCCTCCATGCATGGACGCCCCTACAATGGTGGTTCTGGACCATGCCAACCAGCAGGATCCTTGGAGCTTTATGGATAACGGCAGCATTGCTCCCCTCCCAGTTCAAAACCTCCCCCTAGAAAAGCCCTGTGAGTTAACAGACCTGTTCGATCACACAGGGTTTGAGGATGACATTGATTTGATATTCGAAGCAGCAGGCAGCACTCAAGCCGATGCCAACTTGAATGGCATTTTGGATGATGCAGCTGGTAATGGTGGGGCTGTTCAGGTTGGTGTCTCGAGGAGAATGGAGGGTGGAATTGATAATGTAATTGGGCAGGAGATGTTGTTGTCTTGTTCTACTTCTTCCCCATCTTCAACAACAACATCGGTGTCTTGTATTTATTCTGCTTGA
- the LOC109010003 gene encoding ethylene-responsive transcription factor WRI1-like isoform X1: protein MKRSPTSSCSCSSSSSSSCVASGVFHKSEKSKLAKRSRKNKSTEKCKQDANSSISGRRSSIYRGVTRHRWTGRFEAHLWDKSTWNNIQNRKGRQVYLGAYDNEEAAAHTYDLAALKHWGPETILNFPIETYTKELEEMQTVSKEEYLATLRRQSSGFSRGVSKYRGVARHHHNGRWEARIGRVLGNKYLYLGTYNTQEEAAAAYDMAAIEFRGANAVTNFDVGNYIDRLKMKIPGFSAHGLTQPEESLPISCTQSEVKIEQQPQHQQQIAVDQLHYTLLPPCMDAPTMVVLDHANQQDPWSFMDNGSIAPLPVQNLPLEKPCELTDLFDHTGFEDDIDLIFEAAGSTQADANLNGILDDAAGNGGAVQVGVSRRMEGGIDNVIGQEMLLSCSTSSPSSTTTSVSCIYSA from the exons ATGAAGAGGTCTCCaacttcttcttgttcttgctcttcttcttcttcttcttcttgtgttGCGTCTGGTGTTTTTCACAAATCAGAGAAGTCCAAATTAGCCAAACGTTCCAGGAAAAACAAGAGTACAGAGAAATGCAAGCAGGATGCAAACAGCTCAATCTCAGGCAGGAGAAGCTCAATTTACAGAGGAGTcaccag ACATAGATGGACTGGGAGGTTTGAGGCTCACCTCTGGGATAAGAGTACCTGGAATAACATTCAAAACAGAAAAGGACGACAAG TTTATTTGG GGGCATATGATAATGAGGAGGCTGCTGCTCACACCTATGATCTTGCTGCCCTTAAGCATTGGGGCCCCGAGACAATCTTGAATTTCCCg ATAGAGACATACACAAAGGAACTTGAAGAAATGCAGACAGTTTCAAAGGAGGAATATCTGGCAACATTGAGAAGACAGAGTAGTGGGTTTTCTAGAGGTGTTTCTAAATATCGTGGTGTGGCTAG GCATCACCATAATGGTCGGTGGGAAGCAAGAATTGGAAGAGTTTTAGGGAACAAGTATCTGTATCTGGGAACTTACA ACACACAGGAAGAGGCGGCAGCGGCCTACGATATGGCAGCCATAGAGTTCAGAGGAGCAAATGCAGTAACCAATTTTGATGTCGGCAATTACATTGACCgcttgaagatgaaaattcCTGGCTTCAGTGCTCACGGCTTGACTCAACCAGAAGAATCACTTCCCATTTCTTGCACTCAATCTGAAGTAAAAATAGAGCAACAACCACAACATCAACAACAAATAGCTGTAGATCAACTTCATTATACACTGCTCCCTCCATGCATGGACGCCCCTACAATGGTGGTTCTGGACCATGCCAACCAGCAGGATCCTTGGAGCTTTATGGATAACGGCAGCATTGCTCCCCTCCCAGTTCAAAACCTCCCCCTAGAAAAGCCCTGTGAGTTAACAGACCTGTTCGATCACACAGGGTTTGAGGATGACATTGATTTGATATTCGAAGCAGCAGGCAGCACTCAAGCCGATGCCAACTTGAATGGCATTTTGGATGATGCAGCTGGTAATGGTGGGGCTGTTCAGGTTGGTGTCTCGAGGAGAATGGAGGGTGGAATTGATAATGTAATTGGGCAGGAGATGTTGTTGTCTTGTTCTACTTCTTCCCCATCTTCAACAACAACATCGGTGTCTTGTATTTATTCTGCTTGA
- the LOC109010004 gene encoding serrate RNA effector molecule-like isoform X2 codes for MAEVMNVPHDSLDQSPKPSADDEPPPPPPQTSRRKERDSRELDRPPNRRDYHDRNTSPPLPPPRERDRDYKRRRSPSSPPYRDRRYSSPRRSSPNFKRSRRGSPRGGYGPDDRFGYDYIGGYERGMGGRLGYADEKSHGRFMNRSAGTYQNGPSDSSNAGSTQREGLMSYKQFIQELEDDILPAEAERRYQEYKSEYISTQKRAFFDAHKDEEWLKDKYHPTNLLTVIERRNELARRVAKDFLLDLQSGTLDITPGVNSVPSNKSGLPSDQTSDDEAEASGNRRRHARGPVKENDFSAAPKAPPVSSEPRRIHIDIEQAQALVRKLDSEKGIEDNILCSVDNDKTGSGKSHGGSVGPIIIIRGLASVKGLEGVELLDTLITYLWRIHGLDYYGMSETNEAKGFRHVRPEGKSYEETTKSGTDWEKKLDSFWQERLRGQDPLELMTAKEKIDAAAIEALDPHVRKIRDEKYGWKYGCGAKGCTKLFHASEFVHKHLKLKHPELVMELTSKVREDLYFENYINDPDAPGGTPVMQQPQKDKPQRRRLGLDSRLRDDRGNRRDNERIERVTDGERFDRTENSPSHDRQSKRGILELGNHDESMYDAYSGQGMSAVTPFPSDVTPPVFMPVPGAGPLGPFVPAPPEVAMQMLREQGGPSSYDGSGRNMRPGPNVGGPTPILANPAFRSDPRRMRSYQDLDALEDEVTVIDYRSL; via the exons ATGGCGGAGGTCATGAACGTGCCCCACGACTCTCTCGACCAATCCCCCAAGCCCTCCGCTGACGATGAACcgcctccacctccaccacaGACGTCTCGTAGAAAGGAGAGAGACTCGAGGGAGTTGGATCGCCCTCCGAACCGCCGTGATTACCACGACCGGAACACATCGCCGCCGCTGCCGCCCCCGAGGGAGAGAGACAGGGACTACAAGCGCCGGCGTAGCCCCAGTTCTCCGCCCTACCGCGACCGCCGGTACTCCTCTCCTCGCCGCTCGTCTCCGAACTTCAAGCGTTCGAGGCGAGGGAGCCCCCGCGGTGGTTATGGACCGGACGATAG GTTTGGCTATGATTATATTGGTGGATATGAACGTGGGATGGGAGGAAGACTTGGATATGCTGATGAAAAATCTCACGGTCGGTTTATGAATCGCTCAGCAGGCACATATCAAAATGGACCTTCTG ATTCGTCAAACGCAGGGAGTACACAGAG GGAGGGGTTGATGTCCTATAAGCAATTCATTCAGGAGCTTGAAGATGATATCTTACCTGCCGAAGCTGAGCGTAG GTATCAAGAATATAAATCAGAGTACATTTCTACTCAGAAACGTGCTTTCTTTGATGCTCATAAAGATGAGGAATG GTTGAAAGACAAGTATCATCCGACCAATCTACTTACTGTCATTGAAAG GAGGAATGAACTTGCTCGACGGGTGGCGAAGGATTTTTTGCTTGATCTGCAGAGTGGAACACTTGAcat AACTCCTGGTGTTAATTCTGTCCCATCAAATAAATCAGGACTACCAAGCGATCAAACCTCTGATGATGAAGCAGAGGCTAGTGGTAATCGAAGAAGACATGCTAGGGGACCAGTTAAAGAAAACGATTTTTCGGCTGCTCCGAAGGCTCCCCCTGTCAGTTCTGAGCCTAGACGGATACATATAGATATTGAACAAGCTCAGGCCCTTGTACGCAAGCTTGATTCCGAAAAGGGTATCGAAGATAATATCTTATGCAGCGTCGATAATGATAAAACAGGTAGTGGTAAGTCTCATGGTGGATCTGTTGGCCCGATTATAATTATACGAGGCTTAGCATCTGTTAAGGGCCTAGAGGGCGTTGAGCTTCTGGACACACTAATTACATATCTTTGGCGCATCCATGGTTTAGATTACTATGGCATGTCTGAAACTAATGAAGCTAAGGGTTTTAGGCATGTAAGGCCAGAAGGAAAGAGTTATGAAGAAACAACTAAATCTGGTACTGACTGGGAAAAGAAACTTGACTCATTTTGGCAAGAAAGGTTGAGAGGTCAGGATCCCTTGGAACTAATGACTGCTAAGGAGAAGATAGATGCAGCAGCTATTGAAGCTTTAGATCCACATGTAAGGAAAATAAGAGATGAAAAGTATGGATGGAAGTATGGCTGTGGAGCCAAGGGCTGTACAAAGCTTTTCCATGCTTCTGAATTTGTGCATAAACATCTCAAGCTTAAACACCCAGAACTTGTGATGGAACTCACCTCAAAAGTGCGTGAGGATCTATATTTCGAAAATTACATAAA TGATCCAGATGCTCCGGGTGGAACACCTGTCATGCAGCAACCTCAG AAGGACAAGCCACAGAGGCGGAGACTGGGTCTGGATAGTAGATTGAGAGATGATCGTGGTAACCGTAGGGATAATGAACGGATTGAAAGGGTTACTGATGGTGAACGGTTTGATAGGACTGAGAATTCCCCTTCCCATGATCGACAGTCTAAACGTGGCATTCTCGAATTGGGGAATCATGATGAGTCAATGTATGATGCGTATAGCGGGCAAGGCATGAGTGCTGTCACTCCCTTTCCCTCGGATGTAACACCACCAGTATTTATGCCTGTTCCTGGTGCCGG GCCTTTAGGACCCTTTGTTCCTGCTCCCCCAGAAGTTGCAATGCAGATGTTACGGGAGCAGGGGGGGCCATCTTCGTATGATGGAAGTGGTAGGAACATGCGGCCTGGTCCTAATGTTGGAGGGCCAACACCAATTCTTGCAAACCCTGCTTTTAGATCTGACCCTCGACGCATGCGAAG TTATCAAGATTTGGATGCTCTGGAGGATGAAGTCACGGTGATAGACTATCGGAGTTTGTAA
- the LOC109010004 gene encoding serrate RNA effector molecule-like isoform X1: MAEVMNVPHDSLDQSPKPSADDEPPPPPPQTSRRKERDSRELDRPPNRRDYHDRNTSPPLPPPRERDRDYKRRRSPSSPPYRDRRYSSPRRSSPNFKRSRRGSPRGGYGPDDRFGYDYIGGYERGMGGRLGYADEKSHGRFMNRSAGTYQNGPSDFESNRGGYADSSNAGSTQREGLMSYKQFIQELEDDILPAEAERRYQEYKSEYISTQKRAFFDAHKDEEWLKDKYHPTNLLTVIERRNELARRVAKDFLLDLQSGTLDITPGVNSVPSNKSGLPSDQTSDDEAEASGNRRRHARGPVKENDFSAAPKAPPVSSEPRRIHIDIEQAQALVRKLDSEKGIEDNILCSVDNDKTGSGKSHGGSVGPIIIIRGLASVKGLEGVELLDTLITYLWRIHGLDYYGMSETNEAKGFRHVRPEGKSYEETTKSGTDWEKKLDSFWQERLRGQDPLELMTAKEKIDAAAIEALDPHVRKIRDEKYGWKYGCGAKGCTKLFHASEFVHKHLKLKHPELVMELTSKVREDLYFENYINDPDAPGGTPVMQQPQKDKPQRRRLGLDSRLRDDRGNRRDNERIERVTDGERFDRTENSPSHDRQSKRGILELGNHDESMYDAYSGQGMSAVTPFPSDVTPPVFMPVPGAGPLGPFVPAPPEVAMQMLREQGGPSSYDGSGRNMRPGPNVGGPTPILANPAFRSDPRRMRSYQDLDALEDEVTVIDYRSL; the protein is encoded by the exons ATGGCGGAGGTCATGAACGTGCCCCACGACTCTCTCGACCAATCCCCCAAGCCCTCCGCTGACGATGAACcgcctccacctccaccacaGACGTCTCGTAGAAAGGAGAGAGACTCGAGGGAGTTGGATCGCCCTCCGAACCGCCGTGATTACCACGACCGGAACACATCGCCGCCGCTGCCGCCCCCGAGGGAGAGAGACAGGGACTACAAGCGCCGGCGTAGCCCCAGTTCTCCGCCCTACCGCGACCGCCGGTACTCCTCTCCTCGCCGCTCGTCTCCGAACTTCAAGCGTTCGAGGCGAGGGAGCCCCCGCGGTGGTTATGGACCGGACGATAG GTTTGGCTATGATTATATTGGTGGATATGAACGTGGGATGGGAGGAAGACTTGGATATGCTGATGAAAAATCTCACGGTCGGTTTATGAATCGCTCAGCAGGCACATATCAAAATGGACCTTCTG ATTTTGAATCAAACCGTGGTGGTTATGCAGATTCGTCAAACGCAGGGAGTACACAGAG GGAGGGGTTGATGTCCTATAAGCAATTCATTCAGGAGCTTGAAGATGATATCTTACCTGCCGAAGCTGAGCGTAG GTATCAAGAATATAAATCAGAGTACATTTCTACTCAGAAACGTGCTTTCTTTGATGCTCATAAAGATGAGGAATG GTTGAAAGACAAGTATCATCCGACCAATCTACTTACTGTCATTGAAAG GAGGAATGAACTTGCTCGACGGGTGGCGAAGGATTTTTTGCTTGATCTGCAGAGTGGAACACTTGAcat AACTCCTGGTGTTAATTCTGTCCCATCAAATAAATCAGGACTACCAAGCGATCAAACCTCTGATGATGAAGCAGAGGCTAGTGGTAATCGAAGAAGACATGCTAGGGGACCAGTTAAAGAAAACGATTTTTCGGCTGCTCCGAAGGCTCCCCCTGTCAGTTCTGAGCCTAGACGGATACATATAGATATTGAACAAGCTCAGGCCCTTGTACGCAAGCTTGATTCCGAAAAGGGTATCGAAGATAATATCTTATGCAGCGTCGATAATGATAAAACAGGTAGTGGTAAGTCTCATGGTGGATCTGTTGGCCCGATTATAATTATACGAGGCTTAGCATCTGTTAAGGGCCTAGAGGGCGTTGAGCTTCTGGACACACTAATTACATATCTTTGGCGCATCCATGGTTTAGATTACTATGGCATGTCTGAAACTAATGAAGCTAAGGGTTTTAGGCATGTAAGGCCAGAAGGAAAGAGTTATGAAGAAACAACTAAATCTGGTACTGACTGGGAAAAGAAACTTGACTCATTTTGGCAAGAAAGGTTGAGAGGTCAGGATCCCTTGGAACTAATGACTGCTAAGGAGAAGATAGATGCAGCAGCTATTGAAGCTTTAGATCCACATGTAAGGAAAATAAGAGATGAAAAGTATGGATGGAAGTATGGCTGTGGAGCCAAGGGCTGTACAAAGCTTTTCCATGCTTCTGAATTTGTGCATAAACATCTCAAGCTTAAACACCCAGAACTTGTGATGGAACTCACCTCAAAAGTGCGTGAGGATCTATATTTCGAAAATTACATAAA TGATCCAGATGCTCCGGGTGGAACACCTGTCATGCAGCAACCTCAG AAGGACAAGCCACAGAGGCGGAGACTGGGTCTGGATAGTAGATTGAGAGATGATCGTGGTAACCGTAGGGATAATGAACGGATTGAAAGGGTTACTGATGGTGAACGGTTTGATAGGACTGAGAATTCCCCTTCCCATGATCGACAGTCTAAACGTGGCATTCTCGAATTGGGGAATCATGATGAGTCAATGTATGATGCGTATAGCGGGCAAGGCATGAGTGCTGTCACTCCCTTTCCCTCGGATGTAACACCACCAGTATTTATGCCTGTTCCTGGTGCCGG GCCTTTAGGACCCTTTGTTCCTGCTCCCCCAGAAGTTGCAATGCAGATGTTACGGGAGCAGGGGGGGCCATCTTCGTATGATGGAAGTGGTAGGAACATGCGGCCTGGTCCTAATGTTGGAGGGCCAACACCAATTCTTGCAAACCCTGCTTTTAGATCTGACCCTCGACGCATGCGAAG TTATCAAGATTTGGATGCTCTGGAGGATGAAGTCACGGTGATAGACTATCGGAGTTTGTAA
- the LOC109010005 gene encoding ETHYLENE INSENSITIVE 3-like 1 protein — translation MGIFEDMGFFGDLEFLPAPPGEGDAVPEREPEVAVEDYSDDEMDVDELERRMWRDRMLLRRLKEQNKGKEVADNEKQRQSQEQARRKKMSRAQDGILKYMLKMMEVCKAQGFVYGIIPEKGKPVSGASDNLRAWWKEKVRFDRNGPAAITKYQADHSVPGKSEECSAVASTPHTLQELQDTTLGSLLSALMQHCDPPQRRFPLEKGASPPWWPTGNEEWWPQLGLSKDQRPPPYKKPHDLKKAWKVSVLTSVIKHMSPDIAKIRKLVRQSKCLQDKMTAKESATWLTIINQEEVLARKLYPDRCPPATAGGSGSCVVGDTSHYDVEGVDDELNVDVDCKPCDVNLFNIGAAGPRDRLVMPPGDPQIKGEIVEIDSDFTQKRKLLSDQPHTMIDQKIYTCEYSQCPYNNYRLGFLDMNARNNHQLNCPYRGNFSPMFGTSNSQINKDKPTVFPLPFGQPRPAALPANQANQTPFSVSGLGLPEDGQKMISDLMSFYDTNLQRDKSMNPGNLNATEDHNQQQKFQPQMNNNCYSQGVIMGGNMSDETNMTMHHAVFPTTGIQFDQYKPFDSAFDDIPPDNINIADFRLSSPVNLASADYTWDSMPKQDISSWYL, via the coding sequence ATGGGAATCTTTGAAGATATGGGTTTTTTCGGTGATCTTGAATTTCTTCCAGCTCCTCCTGGGGAAGGAGATGCAGTTCCTGAGCGTGAACCAGAGGTGGCAGTGGAGGATTACAGTGATGATGAGATGGATGTTGATGAGCTTGAGAGGAGGATGTGGAGAGACCGGATGCTATTGAGACGGCTCAAAGAACAGAATAAGGGAAAGGAGGTGGCTGACAATGAAAAGCAGCGTCAATCACAGGAGCAAGCTCGAAGGAAGAAGATGTCTCGTGCCCAAGATGGCATCCTGAAGTATATGCTCAAAATGATGGAAGTTTGTAAAGCTCAAGGTTTTGTGTATGGGATTATTCCCGAGAAGGGCAAGCCAGTGAGTGGAGCCTCTGACAATCTGCGAGCGTGGTGGAAGGAAAAGGTCAGGTTTGATCGTAATGGTCCTGCTGCAATTACCAAGTATCAGGCTGATCATTCAGTCCCTGGGAAGAGTGAAGAGTGCAGTGCAGTGGCATCCACACCCCACACCTTGCAGGAGCTCCAAGACACGACTCTTGGATCACTTTTGTCAGCTCTGATGCAGCACTGTGATCCGCCACAGAGGCGTTTCCCATTGGAGAAGGGTGCTTCACCACCATGGTGGCCTACTGGGAATGAGGAGTGGTGGCCTCAACTTGGGTTGTCTAAAGATCAGCGGCCTCCCCCATACAAGAAGCCTCATGATCTGAAGAAGGCTTGGAAGGTGAGTGTTCTGACATCTGTGATTAAGCATATGTCCCCGGACATTGCCAAGATCCGAAAGCTTGTTCGTCAGTCAAAATGCTTGCAGGACAAGATGACTGCCAAGGAGAGTGCCACTTGGCTGACCATTATAAACCAGGAAGAAGTGCTGGCCCGGAAGTTGTATCCTGATAGATGCCCACCTGCGACAGCTGGTGGGAGTGGGTCTTGTGTAGTCGGTGATACTAGCCATTATGATGTTGAAGGGGTGGATGATGAACTGAATGTTGATGTGGACTGCAAGCCCTGCGATGTCAATCTCTTCAATATCGGGGCTGCTGGGCCAAGAGATAGGCTTGTGATGCCGCCAGGGGATCCACAAATAAAGGGAGAGATCGTTGAAATTGACTCAGATTTCACTCAAAAGAGGAAACTCCTGTCTGATCAACCACATACGATGATTGATCAAAAGATATATACTTGTGAGTACTCCCAATGCCCATACAACAATTACCGCCTCGGATTTCTCGACATGAATGCGAGGAACAATCACCAGCTGAATTGTCCATACCGGGGTAATTTTTCCCCAATGTTTGGAACGTCGAACTCTCAAATCAACAAGGACAAGCCAACAGTCTTCCCTCTACCCTTTGGCCAACCTAGGCCAGCTGCTCTACCTGCGAACCAGGCAAACCAGACTCCTTTTAGTGTTTCAGGACTCGGGCTTCCAGAAGATGGACAGAAAATGATCTCTGATCTCATGTCATTCTATGATACTAATCTTCAGCGTGATAAAAGCATGAATCCTGGGAACCTCAATGCTACAGAAGATCACAACCAGCAGCAGAAGTTTCAACCTCAGATGAACAATAACTGTTATAGCCAGGGGGTTATTATGGGGGGAAACATGTCTGATGAAACCAACATGACCATGCATCATGCGGTGTTTCCAACAACAGGAATTCAGTTTGATCAGTACAAGCCATTTGACTCTGCATTTGATGACATCCCCCCtgacaatattaatattgcCGACTTCAGATTGAGCTCTCCAGTTAACCTAGCATCTGCCGATTATACATGGGATTCGATGCCAAAGCAAGATATCTCCTCGTGGTACCTTTGA